One stretch of Alcaligenes aquatilis DNA includes these proteins:
- the rpmH gene encoding 50S ribosomal protein L34: MKRTYQPSVTRRKRTHGFRVRMKTRGGRAVLNARRAKGRKRLAV; this comes from the coding sequence ATGAAACGCACCTACCAACCCTCTGTTACCCGTCGCAAGCGTACCCACGGTTTTCGCGTTCGCATGAAAACTCGCGGTGGCCGCGCTGTTTTGAACGCACGTCGCGCCAAAGGTCGCAAACGTCTGGCTGTATAA
- a CDS encoding ribonuclease P protein component: MRASFPATARLHSPTEYAQSLKGQRVGRGALFVVTRSRGEDPHQTEGARLGLIVPKRFANRAVTRNTIKRILRETFRHKREGLPNAAYVFRLHSKVPLVSLTALKQLVRDEANTLFSKVRP, from the coding sequence ATGCGTGCCTCCTTTCCAGCTACGGCTCGCTTACATAGCCCCACCGAATACGCGCAGTCATTAAAAGGACAACGCGTAGGTCGCGGGGCTTTGTTCGTGGTCACTCGCTCTCGTGGCGAGGACCCACACCAGACCGAAGGCGCCCGTTTGGGACTGATCGTCCCCAAGCGCTTTGCCAACCGCGCCGTCACCCGCAACACCATCAAACGTATCTTGCGTGAAACCTTCCGCCACAAACGCGAAGGCTTGCCCAATGCCGCCTATGTCTTTAGGCTGCACAGCAAGGTGCCTCTGGTGTCGCTGACCGCTTTAAAGCAACTGGTTCGCGATGAAGCCAACACCTTGTTTTCAAAGGTACGGCCATGA
- the yidC gene encoding membrane protein insertase YidC, with amino-acid sequence MDIRRTILWMIFSFALLLLWNNWQEYNGKPSLFASTPATTQAPAASDEPAANGGVPAAQEPTASAALPSSNSAVSATAQTIDITTDVYKLGFSTEGAQLIKAELLKYGSPENPEQPMVLLDNSPASTYLAQSGIVGAAGQNLPNHLTPFTLVSSQHNMTGDTLDVVFEATSDDVKVTKTYTLHKGRYDIQVRHDIQNNTGSAIDPRLYLQLTRDGNNPPDSSRLYSTFTGPVVYSSGEKFQKITFSDIDKNKATYARSVDNGWIGMVQHYFATAWVPAQDLQRTNEILKLGNNLYAVRTLESVGSIAAGQSKAVDAALWVGPQDQKAMSQLATGLDLVVDYGWLTIISKPLFKLLTWLHSLLGNWGWAIVALTVLIKLVFFPLSAASYRSMAKMKQFAPRMQALREKFGDDKAKLNAAMMEMYRTEKINPLGGCLPMLVQIPVFIALYWVLLGSVEMRGAPWILWIHDLAARDPWMILPAIMMGTMFLQIKLNPTPPDPMQAKVMMLMPLVFGGMMFFFPAGLVLYWCVNNILSIAQQRYIMVQIEKKSAKAANS; translated from the coding sequence ATGGATATCCGACGCACCATCCTATGGATGATCTTCTCCTTTGCACTGCTGCTGCTGTGGAACAACTGGCAGGAATATAACGGCAAGCCATCGCTGTTCGCTTCCACCCCAGCCACCACACAAGCGCCAGCAGCCTCCGACGAACCTGCCGCAAACGGTGGTGTTCCCGCTGCTCAAGAGCCGACTGCGTCTGCTGCCTTGCCTTCGAGCAACAGCGCGGTGTCTGCCACAGCGCAAACCATCGACATCACAACAGACGTCTACAAGCTGGGCTTTAGCACTGAAGGTGCCCAACTGATCAAGGCTGAACTGTTGAAGTACGGTTCGCCCGAAAACCCCGAGCAGCCCATGGTGCTGCTGGATAACTCGCCCGCCTCCACCTACCTGGCCCAGTCCGGTATTGTGGGTGCCGCCGGCCAGAATCTGCCCAACCACCTGACCCCGTTCACTCTGGTCTCGAGCCAGCACAACATGACGGGCGATACCTTGGATGTGGTGTTTGAAGCCACTTCGGACGACGTGAAAGTCACTAAGACCTACACGCTGCACAAAGGCCGCTACGACATCCAGGTTCGTCACGATATCCAGAACAATACCGGCTCGGCCATTGACCCACGCCTGTATCTGCAACTGACCCGTGACGGCAACAACCCACCCGATTCGTCCCGCCTGTACAGCACCTTTACCGGTCCTGTGGTCTATTCCAGCGGCGAAAAATTCCAGAAAATCACTTTCTCGGACATCGACAAGAACAAGGCCACCTACGCTCGCAGCGTGGATAACGGCTGGATCGGCATGGTGCAACATTACTTTGCAACGGCCTGGGTTCCTGCCCAGGACCTGCAGCGCACCAATGAAATCCTGAAGCTGGGCAACAATCTGTACGCCGTGCGCACGCTGGAGTCGGTCGGTTCGATCGCTGCCGGCCAAAGCAAGGCAGTGGACGCCGCCCTGTGGGTAGGCCCGCAAGACCAGAAAGCCATGTCGCAATTGGCTACCGGTCTGGATCTGGTTGTGGACTACGGCTGGTTGACCATTATTTCCAAGCCTTTGTTCAAGCTGCTGACCTGGCTGCATTCCTTGCTGGGTAACTGGGGCTGGGCCATCGTGGCGCTGACAGTGCTGATCAAGCTGGTGTTTTTCCCGCTGTCGGCTGCCAGCTACCGCTCCATGGCCAAGATGAAGCAATTTGCTCCACGCATGCAAGCCCTGCGCGAGAAGTTCGGTGACGACAAGGCCAAGCTGAACGCCGCCATGATGGAGATGTACCGCACCGAGAAGATCAACCCGCTGGGTGGTTGTTTGCCCATGCTGGTTCAGATCCCTGTGTTTATCGCCCTGTACTGGGTACTGCTGGGCAGTGTCGAGATGCGCGGCGCCCCTTGGATTCTGTGGATTCATGACTTGGCCGCACGCGACCCATGGATGATTCTGCCCGCCATCATGATGGGGACCATGTTCCTGCAGATCAAGCTGAACCCCACGCCGCCTGATCCAATGCAAGCCAAAGTCATGATGCTGATGCCTCTGGTCTTTGGTGGCATGATGTTCTTCTTCCCTGCCGGTCTGGTTCTGTACTGGTGCGTGAACAACATCCTGTCCATCGCTCAGCAGCGCTACATCATGGTGCAGATCGAAAAGAAAAGCGCGAAAGCGGCCAACAGCTAA
- the dnaA gene encoding chromosomal replication initiator protein DnaA produces the protein MNEFWQSCVQKLEQELPPQQISAWIRPLVPLDFDSEAGVLRVTAPNRFKLDWVRKNFATRIEELASDFYECPVTVQFELPSASAAPRRALADRAAPVPAGSPAGDNLAPPVANPAMTAVVDAVQDRSRLNAELTFDNFVTGKANQLARAAALQVAENPGVSYNPLFLYGGVGLGKTHLIHAIGNALVANGNGVRVRYVHADQYVSDVVKAYQRKAFDEFKRYYHSLDLLLIDDIQFFAGKNRTQEEFFYAFEAMVAQRKQIIITSDTYPKELANIDSRLISRFDSGLTVAIEPPELEMRVAILLRKAQAEGIAMPEEVAFFIAKHLRSNVRELEGALRKVSAYARFHGRDVLTVEVCKDALKDLLSVSNGQITVENIQKTVADFYKIKVADMYSKRRPANIAMPRQVAMYLAKELTQKSLPEIGDLFGGRDHTTVLHAVRKISDARTKQAELNHALHVLEQTLKG, from the coding sequence ATGAATGAATTCTGGCAGTCCTGCGTTCAGAAATTGGAGCAGGAGCTTCCCCCACAACAAATAAGTGCGTGGATACGTCCACTGGTTCCCCTGGACTTCGACAGCGAAGCCGGGGTGTTGCGCGTTACTGCGCCCAATCGTTTCAAGCTCGATTGGGTTCGCAAGAATTTCGCCACTCGTATCGAGGAACTGGCTTCGGATTTCTACGAATGTCCCGTTACGGTTCAGTTCGAGCTGCCTTCGGCTAGCGCGGCGCCGCGTCGCGCCCTGGCCGATCGTGCCGCTCCTGTGCCTGCAGGCAGCCCGGCCGGTGATAATCTGGCCCCGCCTGTTGCCAACCCGGCCATGACGGCGGTGGTGGATGCGGTACAGGATCGCTCGCGACTGAACGCCGAACTGACTTTCGATAATTTCGTTACGGGTAAAGCCAACCAGTTGGCACGCGCGGCCGCTTTGCAGGTGGCCGAGAATCCCGGTGTCTCCTATAACCCACTGTTTCTGTATGGCGGCGTGGGTCTGGGCAAGACCCACCTGATTCATGCGATTGGCAATGCGCTGGTCGCCAATGGCAATGGTGTGCGCGTCCGTTACGTTCACGCCGACCAATACGTGTCGGACGTGGTCAAGGCTTATCAGCGCAAGGCGTTTGACGAGTTCAAGCGCTACTACCATTCGCTGGACTTGCTGCTGATTGACGATATTCAGTTTTTCGCTGGCAAGAATCGTACGCAAGAAGAGTTTTTCTACGCCTTTGAAGCGATGGTGGCCCAGCGCAAGCAGATCATCATCACCTCGGATACGTATCCCAAAGAGCTGGCTAATATTGATAGCCGCCTGATCTCGCGTTTTGACTCCGGTCTGACCGTGGCAATCGAGCCGCCCGAGTTGGAAATGCGTGTAGCGATCTTGCTGCGCAAAGCTCAGGCCGAAGGCATTGCCATGCCCGAAGAAGTGGCTTTCTTTATTGCCAAGCATCTGCGCAGCAACGTGCGCGAGCTGGAAGGGGCGCTGCGCAAGGTTTCGGCCTACGCGCGTTTCCATGGCCGCGACGTCCTGACGGTGGAAGTGTGCAAGGATGCCCTGAAGGATTTGCTGTCGGTCTCCAATGGGCAGATCACAGTGGAAAATATCCAGAAAACCGTGGCCGATTTTTATAAAATCAAGGTCGCGGATATGTACTCCAAGCGCCGCCCCGCCAATATCGCCATGCCGCGCCAGGTGGCCATGTATCTGGCCAAGGAACTGACCCAAAAGAGTTTGCCGGAAATTGGCGATCTTTTCGGTGGCAGGGACCACACTACGGTGCTGCACGCGGTGCGTAAAATCTCGGATGCACGCACCAAGCAAGCCGAACTGAATCACGCATTACACGTACTGGAACAAACTCTCAAAGGATGA
- the yidD gene encoding membrane protein insertion efficiency factor YidD, whose product MMRKLASAPIRFYQFFLSPWIGRNCRFTPSCSNYALQAIEIHGPLKGLWLGGVRICRCNPWCKGGHDPVPARTPEDRNTF is encoded by the coding sequence ATGATGCGCAAACTGGCTTCGGCACCGATCCGCTTTTACCAGTTTTTTCTGAGTCCCTGGATCGGTAGAAACTGCCGCTTTACCCCCAGCTGCTCCAACTATGCCTTGCAGGCCATTGAGATTCATGGCCCGCTCAAAGGCTTATGGCTAGGTGGTGTACGCATCTGCCGCTGCAATCCCTGGTGCAAGGGAGGGCATGATCCTGTGCCCGCTCGCACGCCCGAAGACCGCAACACTTTCTAA